In Phocoena sinus isolate mPhoSin1 chromosome 10, mPhoSin1.pri, whole genome shotgun sequence, a single genomic region encodes these proteins:
- the SMARCD1 gene encoding SWI/SNF-related matrix-associated actin-dependent regulator of chromatin subfamily D member 1 isoform X2 has product MAARAGFQSVAPSGGAGASGGAGAAAALGPGGTPGPPVRMGPAPGQGLYRSPMPGAAYPRPGMLPGSRMTPQGPSMGPPGYGGSPSVRPGLAQSGMDQSRKRPAPQQIQQVQQQAVQNRNHNAKKKKMADKILPQRIRELVPESQAYMDLLAFERKLDQTIMRKRLDIQEALKRPIKQKRKLRIFISNTFNPAKSDAEDGEGTVASWELRVEGRLLEDSALSKYDATKQKRKFSSFFKSLVIELDKDLYGPDNHLVEWHRTATTQETDGFQVKRPGDVNVRCTVLLMLDYQPPQFKLDPRLARLLGIHTQTRPVIIQALWQYIKTHKLQDPHEREFVICDKYLQQIFESQRMKFSEIPQRLHALLMPPEPIIINHVISVDPNDQKKTACYDIDVEVDDTLKTQMNSFLLSTASQQEIATLDNKIHETIETINQLKTQREFMLSFARDPQGFINDWLQSQCRDLKTMTDVVGNPEEERRAEFYFQPWAQEAVCRYFYSKVQQRRQELEQALGIRNT; this is encoded by the exons ATGGCGGCCCGGGCGGGTTTCCAGTCTGTGGCTCCGAGCGGCGGCGCCGGAGCCTCAGGAGGGGCGGGCGCGGCGGCTGCCCTGGGTCCGGGCGGGACTCCGGGGCCTCCGGTGCGAATGGGCCCGGCGCCGGGTCAAGGGCTGTACCGCTCCCCGATGCCCGGAGCGGCCTATCCG AGACCAGGTATGCTACCAGGCAGCCGAATGACACCTCAGGGACCTTCCATGGGACCCCCTGGCTATGGGGGGAGCCCTTCAGTCCGACCTGGCCTGGCCCAGTCAGGGATGGACCAGTCCCGCAAGAGACCTGCGCCTCAGCAGATCCAGCAGGTCCAGCAGCAGGCGGTCCAAAATCGGAACCACAA tgcaaagaaaaagaagatggctGACAAAATTCTACCTCAAAGG ATTCGTGAACTGGTACCAGAATCCCAGGCCTATATGGATCTCTTGGCTTTTGAAAGGAAACTGGACCAGACTATCATGAGGAAACGGCTAGATATCCAGGAGGCCTTGAAACGTCCCATCAAG CAAAAACGGAAGCTGcgaattttcatttctaacactTTCAATCCGGCTAAGTCAGATGCCGAGGATGGGGAAGGGACGGTGGCTTCCTGGGAGCTTCGGGTAGAAGGACGGCTCCTGGAGGAT tCAGCCTTGTCCAAATATGATGCCACCAAACAAAAGAGgaagttctcttctttttttaagtccttGGTGATCGAACTGGACAAAGACCTGTATGGGCCAGATAACCATCTGGTGGAA TGGCACAGGACCGCCACTACCCAGGAGACAGATGGCTTCCAGGTGAAGCGGCCAGGAGACGTGAATGTACGGTGTACTGTCCTGCTGATGCTGGATTACCAG CCTCCTCAGTTTAAATTAGACCCTCGTCTGGCTCGGCTGCTGGGCATCCACACCCAGACCCGTCCAGTGATCATTCAAGCACTGTGGCAATATATTAAGACGCATAAGCTCCAGGACCCACATGAGCGGGAGTTTGTCATCTGTGACAAGTACCTCCAGCAG ATCTTTGAGTCTCAGCGTATGAAGTTTTCAGAGATCCCCCAACGGCTCCACGCCTTGCTTATGCCACCAGAGCCCATCATCATTAATCATGTCATCAG TGTTGACCCGAATGATCAGAAAAAGACAGCTTGTTACGACATTGATGTGGAAGTGGATGATACCTTGAAGACCCAGATGAATTCTTTTCTGCTGTCTACTGCCAGCCAGCAGGAGATTGCCACTCTAGACAACAAG aTCCATGAGACAATAGAAACTATCAATCAGCTGAAGACCCAGCGAGAGTTCATGCTGAGCTTTGCCAGAGACCCTCAGGGTTTCATCAATGACTGGCTTCAGTCCCAGTGCCGGGACCTCAAG ACCATGACTGATGTGGTGGGTAACCCAGAGGAGGAGCGCCGAGCTGAGTTCTACTTCCAGCCTTGGGCACAGGAGGCCGTGTGCCGATACTTCTACTCCAAG GTGCAGCAGAGACGACAAGAATTAGAGCAAGCCCTGGGAATCCGAAATACATAG
- the ASIC1 gene encoding acid-sensing ion channel 1 isoform X2 translates to MPIQIFCSVSFSSGEEAPGPLGDVWGPHQRQQRDNSESEEEGEEKEKEAERKGAREGDLPMDLVAFANSCTLHGASHIFVEGGPGPRQALWAAAFILALGAFLCQVGDRVAYYLSYPHVTLLDEVATTELAFPAVTLCNTNAVRLSQLSYPDLLYLAPMLGLDESDDPGVPLAPPGPEAFSGESFNLHRFYNRSCHRLEDMLLYCSYCGGPCGPHNFSVVFTRYGKCYTFNSGRDGRPRLKTMKGGTGNGLEIMLDIQQDEYLPVWGETDETSFEAGIKVQIHSQDEPPFIDQLGFGVAPGFQTFVACQEQRLIYLPPPWGTCKAVTMDLDFFDSYSITACRIDCETRYLVENCNCRMVHMPGDAPYCTPEQYKECADPALDFLVEKDQEYCVCEMPCNLTRYGKELSMVKIPSKASAKYLAKKFNKSEQYIGENILVLDIFFEVLNYETIEQKKAYEIAGLLGDIGGQMGLFIGASILTVLELFDYAYEVIKHKLCRRGKCQKEAKRSSADKGVALSLDDVKRHNPCESLRGHPAGMTYAANILPHHPARGTFEDFTC, encoded by the exons ATGCCCATCCAGATCTTCTGCTCTGTGTCCTTCTCCTCTGGAGAGGAGGCCCCAGGGCCCTTGGGAGATGTTTGGGGTCCCCACCAGCGGCAACAGCGGGACAACTCAGAATcggaagaggagggagaagagaaggaaaaggaggcagagaggaagggggcCAGAGAGGGGGACTTACCGATGGACTTGGTGGCCTTTGCCAACAGCTGCACCCTTCATGGAGCCAGCCACATCTTTGTGGAAGGGGGTCCAGGGCCACGGCAGGCCCTGTGGGCAGCGGCCTTTATCCTGGCACTGGGTGCCTTCTTGTGCCAGGTCGGGGATCGAGTTGCCTATTACCTCAGCTACCCACATGTGACTCTGCTAGATGAAGTGGCCACGACGGAGCTGGCCTTCCCGGCGGTCACCCTCTGCAACACCAATGCCGTGCGGCTGTCCCAGCTCAGCTACCCCGACTTGCTCTACCTGGCCCCCATGCTGGGGCTGGATGAAAGCGATGACCCCGGGGTGCCCCTCGCCCCACCGGGGCCCGAGGCCTTCTCTGGGGAGTCCTTTAACCTGCACCGCTTCTACAATCGCTCCTGCCACCGGCTGGAGGACATGCTGCTCTATTGCTCCTACTGCGGGGGGCCCTGTGGCCCTCACAACTTCTCAGTG GTCTTCACACGGTACGGAAAGTGCTACACGTTCAACTCTGGCCGAGATGGGCGTCCCAGGCTGAAGACCATGAAGGGTGGGACGGGCAATGGGCTGGAGATCATGCTGGACATTCAGCAGGACGAGTACCTGCCTGTGTGGGGGGAGACCG ATGAGACATCCTTCGAAGCGGGCATCAAAGTGCAGATCCACAGTCAGGATGAACCTCCCTTCATCGACCAGCTGGGCTTTGGTGTAGCCCCAGGGTTCCAGACCTTCGTGGCCTGTCAAGAGCAGCGG CTCATCTACCTGCCCCCGCCCTGGGGCACCTGCAAAGCTGTTACCATGGACTTGGATTTCTTCGACTCCTACAGCATTACCGCCTGCCGCATCGACTGTGAGACCCGCTACCTGGTGGAGAACTGTAACTGCCGCATGGTGCACATGCCAG GGGATGCCCCCTACTGCACTCCAGAGCAGTACAAGGAATGTGCAGATCCTGCCCTGG ACTTCCTGGTGGAGAAGGACCAGGAGTACTGTGTGTGTGAAATGCCCTGCAACTTGACTCGCTATGGCAAGGAGCTGTCCATGGTCAAGATCCCCAGCAAAGCGTCAGCCAAGTACCTGGCCAAGAAGTTCAACAAGTCTGAGCAGTACATAGG GGAGAACATCCTGGTGCTGGACATTTTCTTTGAAGTCCTCAACTATGAGACCATTGAGCAGAAGAAGGCCTATGAGATCGCAGGACTCCTGG GTGACATTGGAGGCCAGATGGGTCTGTTCATCGGGGCCAGCATCCTCACTGTGCTGGAGCTCTTCGACTACGCCTACGAG gtGATAAAACACAAGCTGTGCAGACGAGGGAAGTGCCAGAAGGAGGCAAAACGGAGCAGCGCGGACAAGGGCGTGGCCCTCAGCCTGGATGACGTCAAAAGACAC AACCCGTGTGAGAGCCTCCGGGGCCATCCTGCCGGGATGACGTATGCTGCCAACATCCTACCTCACCATCCGGCCCGAGGCACTTTTGAGGACTTTACCTGCTGA
- the SMARCD1 gene encoding SWI/SNF-related matrix-associated actin-dependent regulator of chromatin subfamily D member 1 isoform X1, with product MAARAGFQSVAPSGGAGASGGAGAAAALGPGGTPGPPVRMGPAPGQGLYRSPMPGAAYPRPGMLPGSRMTPQGPSMGPPGYGGSPSVRPGLAQSGMDQSRKRPAPQQIQQVQQQAVQNRNHNAKKKKMADKILPQRIRELVPESQAYMDLLAFERKLDQTIMRKRLDIQEALKRPIKQKRKLRIFISNTFNPAKSDAEDGEGTVASWELRVEGRLLEDSALSKYDATKQKRKFSSFFKSLVIELDKDLYGPDNHLVEWHRTATTQETDGFQVKRPGDVNVRCTVLLMLDYQPPQFKLDPRLARLLGIHTQTRPVIIQALWQYIKTHKLQDPHEREFVICDKYLQQIFESQRMKFSEIPQRLHALLMPPEPIIINHVISVDPNDQKKTACYDIDVEVDDTLKTQMNSFLLSTASQQEIATLDNKIHETIETINQLKTQREFMLSFARDPQGFINDWLQSQCRDLKTMTDVVGNPEEERRAEFYFQPWAQEAVCRYFYSKVWSKLSLHLLPSSTRGILVLGLH from the exons ATGGCGGCCCGGGCGGGTTTCCAGTCTGTGGCTCCGAGCGGCGGCGCCGGAGCCTCAGGAGGGGCGGGCGCGGCGGCTGCCCTGGGTCCGGGCGGGACTCCGGGGCCTCCGGTGCGAATGGGCCCGGCGCCGGGTCAAGGGCTGTACCGCTCCCCGATGCCCGGAGCGGCCTATCCG AGACCAGGTATGCTACCAGGCAGCCGAATGACACCTCAGGGACCTTCCATGGGACCCCCTGGCTATGGGGGGAGCCCTTCAGTCCGACCTGGCCTGGCCCAGTCAGGGATGGACCAGTCCCGCAAGAGACCTGCGCCTCAGCAGATCCAGCAGGTCCAGCAGCAGGCGGTCCAAAATCGGAACCACAA tgcaaagaaaaagaagatggctGACAAAATTCTACCTCAAAGG ATTCGTGAACTGGTACCAGAATCCCAGGCCTATATGGATCTCTTGGCTTTTGAAAGGAAACTGGACCAGACTATCATGAGGAAACGGCTAGATATCCAGGAGGCCTTGAAACGTCCCATCAAG CAAAAACGGAAGCTGcgaattttcatttctaacactTTCAATCCGGCTAAGTCAGATGCCGAGGATGGGGAAGGGACGGTGGCTTCCTGGGAGCTTCGGGTAGAAGGACGGCTCCTGGAGGAT tCAGCCTTGTCCAAATATGATGCCACCAAACAAAAGAGgaagttctcttctttttttaagtccttGGTGATCGAACTGGACAAAGACCTGTATGGGCCAGATAACCATCTGGTGGAA TGGCACAGGACCGCCACTACCCAGGAGACAGATGGCTTCCAGGTGAAGCGGCCAGGAGACGTGAATGTACGGTGTACTGTCCTGCTGATGCTGGATTACCAG CCTCCTCAGTTTAAATTAGACCCTCGTCTGGCTCGGCTGCTGGGCATCCACACCCAGACCCGTCCAGTGATCATTCAAGCACTGTGGCAATATATTAAGACGCATAAGCTCCAGGACCCACATGAGCGGGAGTTTGTCATCTGTGACAAGTACCTCCAGCAG ATCTTTGAGTCTCAGCGTATGAAGTTTTCAGAGATCCCCCAACGGCTCCACGCCTTGCTTATGCCACCAGAGCCCATCATCATTAATCATGTCATCAG TGTTGACCCGAATGATCAGAAAAAGACAGCTTGTTACGACATTGATGTGGAAGTGGATGATACCTTGAAGACCCAGATGAATTCTTTTCTGCTGTCTACTGCCAGCCAGCAGGAGATTGCCACTCTAGACAACAAG aTCCATGAGACAATAGAAACTATCAATCAGCTGAAGACCCAGCGAGAGTTCATGCTGAGCTTTGCCAGAGACCCTCAGGGTTTCATCAATGACTGGCTTCAGTCCCAGTGCCGGGACCTCAAG ACCATGACTGATGTGGTGGGTAACCCAGAGGAGGAGCGCCGAGCTGAGTTCTACTTCCAGCCTTGGGCACAGGAGGCCGTGTGCCGATACTTCTACTCCAAG GTTTGGAGCAAACTGTCCCTTCACTTGTTGCCCTCTAGCACTAGAGGAATCCTGGTTCTTGGGCTCCACTGA